A single window of Channa argus isolate prfri chromosome 10, Channa argus male v1.0, whole genome shotgun sequence DNA harbors:
- the zgc:113229 gene encoding uncharacterized protein zgc:113229 isoform X2 encodes MSQSQNSKDSQALLQSMLQRLRLQPGREGQAFLDTPANTTVASTWCQDGQREAVNFQKVNNSPVNGCEFINSAADSNSGTTGVEIQQQSLGCETDSGLIAFPSQKDNTDDDTGVGRVLGQATLPEPPPTKTGQLFPAQSLKDADITSFERTDGERVNFGSTAVTMNIPSDQDTVRSMGQNQHSNQGFMPTVYMWSLKPTDASLNAGIEENRMLHVDNGGFGVSAQRTDLQFAANSEATKNSSSTRKQRSSENRTRRWTQKIKERWRDRQERFGRKSKEEGGSLDQKAGQVNEISPQQLANENMNSAPNKGEESSFPLSDSRDPSKISPAHTEDSNPEGHIRSYSESEFGLGSFSLLEEIVTGQEWAKFLNPNLSAPSVNQSPSEDSLNQSQIPPNPYYSVRLSVFSNQQEGGNNQWKFLGTEATPGSNTGMAQLSPGASLPVSMEVLEKKQQESVHREADRSEPMDDGHNQSDMQLGQRRLGQQHRPPSFVQPADMLDKSRAHPNRKRQHQSEGSISTSSVTCSHEMDETGESQRDNMMSLYTLKYTPAPLSPSSFNTCAAAPQGVLKHSISQDLESSMETMTKRRRVEENRRVRFSEEVVSIEPPELDLDAIHSEEESEMDNDSVLEQECEVEQTVDAEVAPARRHALPAWIMALKRKNTGRKHR; translated from the exons ATGTCGCAGTCACAAAATTCAAAAGACAGTCAGGCGTTGCTGCAGTCCATGCTGCAGAGGCTGAGGCTGCAGCCAGGAAGAGAGGGCCAGGCGTTCCTGGACACACCTGCAAACACAACAGTCGCTTCCACATGGTGCCaagatggacagagagaagcCGTTAACTTCCAGAAAGTTAACAACAGTCCTGTAAATGGCTGTGAGTTTATTaactctgctgcagacagtaaTTCTGGAACCACAGGCGTGGAAATACAGCAACAAAGTCTTGGTTGTGAAACAGACAGTGGTCTCATTGCCTTCCCCTCCCAGAAAGACAACACTGATGATGACACAGGTGTGGGAAGAGTGTTGGGACAGGCCACATTGCCGGAACCCCCCCCAACTAAAACAGGGCAGCTCTTTCCTGCTCAATCACTTAAGGATGCTGATATCACTTCCTTTGAGAGGACTGATGGGGAAAGAGTGAATTTTGGGAGCACCGCTGTGACAATGAACATTCCCAGTGATCAGGATACTGTCAGAAGCATGGGGCAGAATCAACACAGTAACCAGGGCTTTATGCCCACAGTCTATATGTGGTCCTTGAAGCCCACAGATGCAAGTCTAAATGCTGGAATCGAAGAGAACAGAATGCTACATGTGGACAATGGAGGATTTGGAGTTTCAGCACAAAGAACAGATTTGCAGTTTGCTGCAAACAGTGaagcaacaaaaaacagcagctCTACAAGAAAACAGCGCTCATCTGAGAACAGAACGAGGAGATGGACACAGAAGATTAAGGAGAGGTGGAGAGACAGGCAGGAGAggtttggcagaaaaagcaaagaggaaGGAGGGAGCTTGGATCAGAAAGCGGGGCAAGTAAATGAG ATTTCACCTCAACAATTGGCTAATGAAAATATGAACAGTGCACCAAACAAGGGGGAAGAAAGCAGCTTTCCTTTATCAGACAGCAGAGATCCCAGTAAAATCTCTCCTGCACACACAGAGGACAGCAATCCTGAAGGGCATATCAG ATCTTATAGTGAATCTGAGTTTGGCCTGGGGTCATTCAGTCTGCTGGAGGAGATTGTCACGGGTCAAGAGTGGGCTAAGTTTCTGAACCCTAATTTATCTGCCCCCTCAGTCAACCAGAGTCCATCAGAGGATTCATTAAATCAGTCCCAAATCCCACCAAATCCTTACTATAGTGTGCGGCTCTCTGTGTTTTCAAACCAACAAGAAGGTGGGAACAACCAATGGAAATTCTTGGGTACTGAGGCAACACCAGGTTCTAACACTGGCATGGCACAATTATCACCTGGTGCTTCCCTACCTGTCAGCATGgaggttttagaaaaaaaacaacaagagtCTGTTCACAGAGAAGCTGATCGATCAGAGCCAATGGATGATGGTCATAACCAATCAGACATGCAGCTTGGACAGAGGCGTCTAGGACAGCAACATAGACCCCCATCCTTTGTACAG CCTGCAGACATGCTGGACAAGAGCAGAGCCCACCCCAACAGAAAGAGACAGCATCAGTcag AGGGGTCTATATCTACATCAAGCGTGACCTGCAGCCATGAGATGGATGAAACAGGAGAGTCACAACGTGATAACATGATGTCTTTATACACCCTAAAATATACTCCGgctcctctctctccatcctctttCAACACTTGTGCTGCGGCACCCCAGGGTGTCCTTAAACACTCCATATCCCAAGATTTAGAGTCCTCAAtggaaacaatgacaaaaagg AGACGAGTTGAGGAGAACCGCCGGGTTCGCTTTTCAGAGGAGGTGGTGTCCATAGAACCTCCAGAGCTGGATCTGGATGCTATACATTCAGAGGAGGAATCAGAAATGGACAATGACTCTGTGTTAGAGCAGGAGTGCGAAGTGGAACAGACAGTGGACGCGGAAGTGGCACCAGCACGCCGGCATGCTCTCCCTGCCTGGATAATGGCTCTAAAGAGGAAGAATACCGGGCGAAAGCACAGATAG
- the rad9a gene encoding cell cycle checkpoint control protein RAD9A isoform X2: MILRCVLPLSCFVRYTIPSGHTFRCKMAIKSVQAVFRSLASLEKSVEKCHIELDEQKSRLTFTLHCKHGLLKTHNLSFQDSESLRAVFDKDSSTNVFRAQPRLLVDTVVHFPPSLEEVTVSVSDEQMWVRNHVEDEADQSKAMLTELCLASDEFDHFAVQAHHSVTFCLKELRGLLVFAESTGLPISLYFDEPGSPVVLSVTDSVLEGNFVLATLSDDPNHSKNNTRRARRTPPPPPDDFMNDDIDSYLISMDTSIAPGPSATSPPTSPLAYSTCLKQPSAANHRTRLHSEDEDEVEEDEAAYSERPPNKKFCSLFFGSVFPPTSQMTTQPVTSQEVLASDSEDET, encoded by the exons atgATACTGAGATGTGTGTTA CCCCTCTCCTGTTTTGTCAGGTACACTATCCCCAGTGGGCACACATTCCGCTGCAAGATGGCAATAAAG AGTGTACAAGCCGTGTTCAGGTCTCTGGCATCTCTGGAGAAGTCTGTGGAAAAGTGTCACATTGAGTTGGATGAACAGAAGAGCCGCCTTACCTTCACTCTGCACTGCAAACATG GTCTCCTGAAGACACATAACCTGTCTTTCCAGGACAGTGAAAGTTTACGGGCAGTGTTTGATAAGGACAGCAGTACCAATGTTTTCAGGGCCCAGCCCAG ACTGTTGGTGGACACGGTCGTGCACTTCCCTCCATCTCTAGAGGAAGTGACTGTGTCAGTGAGTGATGAACAAATGTGGGTCAGAAACCACGTGGAAGATGAAGCAG ATCAGTCAAAGGCCATGCTGACAGAGCTGTGTCTGGCTTCAGATGAGTTTGACCATTTTGCCGTCCAAGCTCATCACAGTGTCACCTTTTGTCTGAAGGAGTTACGG GGTTTGTTAGTGTTTGCAGAGTCCACCGGTCTCCCTATTTCTTTGTACTTTGATGAGCCAGGCAG cccTGTGGTGCTTTCTGTAACAGACAGTGTTCTGGAGGGGAACTTTGTTCTGGCCACACTTTCTGATGATCCTAaccacagtaaaaacaacactAGACG AGCACGCAGAACACCGCCACCACCTCCTGATGATTTCATGAATGACGATATAGACTCCTACCTCATTTCCATGGATACAAGTATCGCACCAGGTCCTTCAGCTACAAGTCCACCGACATCCCCATTAGCTTATTCCACATGTTTGAAGCAGCCTTCTGCAGCCAATCACAGGACAAGATTACACAGCGAGGATGAGGACGAAGTAGAGGAAGATGAAGCAGCATATTCTGAGAGACCACCTAATAAGAAG TTCTGTTCCCTGTTCTTTGGATCAGTGTTTCCCCCGACTTCTCAGATGACCACTCAACCAGTGACAAGTCAGGAAGTGCTAGCCAGTGACAGTGAGGATGAGACTTGA
- the rad9a gene encoding cell cycle checkpoint control protein RAD9A isoform X3 gives MAIKSVQAVFRSLASLEKSVEKCHIELDEQKSRLTFTLHCKHGLLKTHNLSFQDSESLRAVFDKDSSTNVFRAQPRLLVDTVVHFPPSLEEVTVSVSDEQMWVRNHVEDEADQSKAMLTELCLASDEFDHFAVQAHHSVTFCLKELRGLLVFAESTGLPISLYFDEPGSPVVLSVTDSVLEGNFVLATLSDDPNHSKNNTRRARRTPPPPPDDFMNDDIDSYLISMDTSIAPGPSATSPPTSPLAYSTCLKQPSAANHRTRLHSEDEDEVEEDEAAYSERPPNKKFCSLFFGSVFPPTSQMTTQPVTSQEVLASDSEDET, from the exons ATGGCAATAAAG AGTGTACAAGCCGTGTTCAGGTCTCTGGCATCTCTGGAGAAGTCTGTGGAAAAGTGTCACATTGAGTTGGATGAACAGAAGAGCCGCCTTACCTTCACTCTGCACTGCAAACATG GTCTCCTGAAGACACATAACCTGTCTTTCCAGGACAGTGAAAGTTTACGGGCAGTGTTTGATAAGGACAGCAGTACCAATGTTTTCAGGGCCCAGCCCAG ACTGTTGGTGGACACGGTCGTGCACTTCCCTCCATCTCTAGAGGAAGTGACTGTGTCAGTGAGTGATGAACAAATGTGGGTCAGAAACCACGTGGAAGATGAAGCAG ATCAGTCAAAGGCCATGCTGACAGAGCTGTGTCTGGCTTCAGATGAGTTTGACCATTTTGCCGTCCAAGCTCATCACAGTGTCACCTTTTGTCTGAAGGAGTTACGG GGTTTGTTAGTGTTTGCAGAGTCCACCGGTCTCCCTATTTCTTTGTACTTTGATGAGCCAGGCAG cccTGTGGTGCTTTCTGTAACAGACAGTGTTCTGGAGGGGAACTTTGTTCTGGCCACACTTTCTGATGATCCTAaccacagtaaaaacaacactAGACG AGCACGCAGAACACCGCCACCACCTCCTGATGATTTCATGAATGACGATATAGACTCCTACCTCATTTCCATGGATACAAGTATCGCACCAGGTCCTTCAGCTACAAGTCCACCGACATCCCCATTAGCTTATTCCACATGTTTGAAGCAGCCTTCTGCAGCCAATCACAGGACAAGATTACACAGCGAGGATGAGGACGAAGTAGAGGAAGATGAAGCAGCATATTCTGAGAGACCACCTAATAAGAAG TTCTGTTCCCTGTTCTTTGGATCAGTGTTTCCCCCGACTTCTCAGATGACCACTCAACCAGTGACAAGTCAGGAAGTGCTAGCCAGTGACAGTGAGGATGAGACTTGA
- the zgc:113229 gene encoding uncharacterized protein zgc:113229 isoform X1 has translation MSQSQNSKDSQALLQSMLQRLRLQPGREGQAFLDTPANTTVASTWCQDGQREAVNFQKVNNSPVNGCEFINSAADSNSGTTGVEIQQQSLGCETDSGLIAFPSQKDNTDDDTGVGRVLGQATLPEPPPTKTGQLFPAQSLKDADITSFERTDGERVNFGSTAVTMNIPSDQDTVRSMGQNQHSNQGFMPTVYMWSLKPTDASLNAGIEENRMLHVDNGGFGVSAQRTDLQFAANSEATKNSSSTRKQRSSENRTRRWTQKIKERWRDRQERFGRKSKEEGGSLDQKAGQVNEISPQQLANENMNSAPNKGEESSFPLSDSRDPSKISPAHTEDSNPEGHIRSYSESEFGLGSFSLLEEIVTGQEWAKFLNPNLSAPSVNQSPSEDSLNQSQIPPNPYYSVRLSVFSNQQEGGNNQWKFLGTEATPGSNTGMAQLSPGASLPVSMEVLEKKQQESVHREADRSEPMDDGHNQSDMQLGQRRLGQQHRPPSFVQPADMLDKSRAHPNRKRQHQSGERRDDNFQTEKEGDREGSISTSSVTCSHEMDETGESQRDNMMSLYTLKYTPAPLSPSSFNTCAAAPQGVLKHSISQDLESSMETMTKRRRVEENRRVRFSEEVVSIEPPELDLDAIHSEEESEMDNDSVLEQECEVEQTVDAEVAPARRHALPAWIMALKRKNTGRKHR, from the exons ATGTCGCAGTCACAAAATTCAAAAGACAGTCAGGCGTTGCTGCAGTCCATGCTGCAGAGGCTGAGGCTGCAGCCAGGAAGAGAGGGCCAGGCGTTCCTGGACACACCTGCAAACACAACAGTCGCTTCCACATGGTGCCaagatggacagagagaagcCGTTAACTTCCAGAAAGTTAACAACAGTCCTGTAAATGGCTGTGAGTTTATTaactctgctgcagacagtaaTTCTGGAACCACAGGCGTGGAAATACAGCAACAAAGTCTTGGTTGTGAAACAGACAGTGGTCTCATTGCCTTCCCCTCCCAGAAAGACAACACTGATGATGACACAGGTGTGGGAAGAGTGTTGGGACAGGCCACATTGCCGGAACCCCCCCCAACTAAAACAGGGCAGCTCTTTCCTGCTCAATCACTTAAGGATGCTGATATCACTTCCTTTGAGAGGACTGATGGGGAAAGAGTGAATTTTGGGAGCACCGCTGTGACAATGAACATTCCCAGTGATCAGGATACTGTCAGAAGCATGGGGCAGAATCAACACAGTAACCAGGGCTTTATGCCCACAGTCTATATGTGGTCCTTGAAGCCCACAGATGCAAGTCTAAATGCTGGAATCGAAGAGAACAGAATGCTACATGTGGACAATGGAGGATTTGGAGTTTCAGCACAAAGAACAGATTTGCAGTTTGCTGCAAACAGTGaagcaacaaaaaacagcagctCTACAAGAAAACAGCGCTCATCTGAGAACAGAACGAGGAGATGGACACAGAAGATTAAGGAGAGGTGGAGAGACAGGCAGGAGAggtttggcagaaaaagcaaagaggaaGGAGGGAGCTTGGATCAGAAAGCGGGGCAAGTAAATGAG ATTTCACCTCAACAATTGGCTAATGAAAATATGAACAGTGCACCAAACAAGGGGGAAGAAAGCAGCTTTCCTTTATCAGACAGCAGAGATCCCAGTAAAATCTCTCCTGCACACACAGAGGACAGCAATCCTGAAGGGCATATCAG ATCTTATAGTGAATCTGAGTTTGGCCTGGGGTCATTCAGTCTGCTGGAGGAGATTGTCACGGGTCAAGAGTGGGCTAAGTTTCTGAACCCTAATTTATCTGCCCCCTCAGTCAACCAGAGTCCATCAGAGGATTCATTAAATCAGTCCCAAATCCCACCAAATCCTTACTATAGTGTGCGGCTCTCTGTGTTTTCAAACCAACAAGAAGGTGGGAACAACCAATGGAAATTCTTGGGTACTGAGGCAACACCAGGTTCTAACACTGGCATGGCACAATTATCACCTGGTGCTTCCCTACCTGTCAGCATGgaggttttagaaaaaaaacaacaagagtCTGTTCACAGAGAAGCTGATCGATCAGAGCCAATGGATGATGGTCATAACCAATCAGACATGCAGCTTGGACAGAGGCGTCTAGGACAGCAACATAGACCCCCATCCTTTGTACAG CCTGCAGACATGCTGGACAAGAGCAGAGCCCACCCCAACAGAAAGAGACAGCATCAGTcaggtgagaggagagatgacAACTTtcaaacagagaaagagggagacagag AGGGGTCTATATCTACATCAAGCGTGACCTGCAGCCATGAGATGGATGAAACAGGAGAGTCACAACGTGATAACATGATGTCTTTATACACCCTAAAATATACTCCGgctcctctctctccatcctctttCAACACTTGTGCTGCGGCACCCCAGGGTGTCCTTAAACACTCCATATCCCAAGATTTAGAGTCCTCAAtggaaacaatgacaaaaagg AGACGAGTTGAGGAGAACCGCCGGGTTCGCTTTTCAGAGGAGGTGGTGTCCATAGAACCTCCAGAGCTGGATCTGGATGCTATACATTCAGAGGAGGAATCAGAAATGGACAATGACTCTGTGTTAGAGCAGGAGTGCGAAGTGGAACAGACAGTGGACGCGGAAGTGGCACCAGCACGCCGGCATGCTCTCCCTGCCTGGATAATGGCTCTAAAGAGGAAGAATACCGGGCGAAAGCACAGATAG
- the rad9a gene encoding cell cycle checkpoint control protein RAD9A isoform X1, with protein MDCVVTGGNVKVLAKAIHSLSRIGDELYVEPQEDGLALRSVNSSRSAYACFLFAPLFFSRYTIPSGHTFRCKMAIKSVQAVFRSLASLEKSVEKCHIELDEQKSRLTFTLHCKHGLLKTHNLSFQDSESLRAVFDKDSSTNVFRAQPRLLVDTVVHFPPSLEEVTVSVSDEQMWVRNHVEDEADQSKAMLTELCLASDEFDHFAVQAHHSVTFCLKELRGLLVFAESTGLPISLYFDEPGSPVVLSVTDSVLEGNFVLATLSDDPNHSKNNTRRARRTPPPPPDDFMNDDIDSYLISMDTSIAPGPSATSPPTSPLAYSTCLKQPSAANHRTRLHSEDEDEVEEDEAAYSERPPNKKFCSLFFGSVFPPTSQMTTQPVTSQEVLASDSEDET; from the exons ATGGACTGCGTCGTGACGGGAGGAAACGTAAAAG TGCTGGCCAAAGCCATCCATTCTCTGTCCAGGATCGGCGATGAGCTGTACGTAGAGCCTCAGGAAGATGGG CTGGCCCTGCGGTCTGTGAACTCATCTCGGTCGGCATATGCTTGTTTCCTGTTCGCACCACTCTTCTTCAGCAG GTACACTATCCCCAGTGGGCACACATTCCGCTGCAAGATGGCAATAAAG AGTGTACAAGCCGTGTTCAGGTCTCTGGCATCTCTGGAGAAGTCTGTGGAAAAGTGTCACATTGAGTTGGATGAACAGAAGAGCCGCCTTACCTTCACTCTGCACTGCAAACATG GTCTCCTGAAGACACATAACCTGTCTTTCCAGGACAGTGAAAGTTTACGGGCAGTGTTTGATAAGGACAGCAGTACCAATGTTTTCAGGGCCCAGCCCAG ACTGTTGGTGGACACGGTCGTGCACTTCCCTCCATCTCTAGAGGAAGTGACTGTGTCAGTGAGTGATGAACAAATGTGGGTCAGAAACCACGTGGAAGATGAAGCAG ATCAGTCAAAGGCCATGCTGACAGAGCTGTGTCTGGCTTCAGATGAGTTTGACCATTTTGCCGTCCAAGCTCATCACAGTGTCACCTTTTGTCTGAAGGAGTTACGG GGTTTGTTAGTGTTTGCAGAGTCCACCGGTCTCCCTATTTCTTTGTACTTTGATGAGCCAGGCAG cccTGTGGTGCTTTCTGTAACAGACAGTGTTCTGGAGGGGAACTTTGTTCTGGCCACACTTTCTGATGATCCTAaccacagtaaaaacaacactAGACG AGCACGCAGAACACCGCCACCACCTCCTGATGATTTCATGAATGACGATATAGACTCCTACCTCATTTCCATGGATACAAGTATCGCACCAGGTCCTTCAGCTACAAGTCCACCGACATCCCCATTAGCTTATTCCACATGTTTGAAGCAGCCTTCTGCAGCCAATCACAGGACAAGATTACACAGCGAGGATGAGGACGAAGTAGAGGAAGATGAAGCAGCATATTCTGAGAGACCACCTAATAAGAAG TTCTGTTCCCTGTTCTTTGGATCAGTGTTTCCCCCGACTTCTCAGATGACCACTCAACCAGTGACAAGTCAGGAAGTGCTAGCCAGTGACAGTGAGGATGAGACTTGA